A stretch of Hypnocyclicus thermotrophus DNA encodes these proteins:
- the rpsT gene encoding 30S ribosomal protein S20: protein MAHSKSAKKRVVIAERNRVRNQAIKSKVKTMVKKVLLAVEANDVEAAKAALAVAYKELDKAVSKGVLKKQTVSRKKSRLAAKVNSL from the coding sequence TTGGCTCATTCAAAATCAGCAAAAAAAAGAGTTGTTATCGCAGAAAGAAACAGAGTAAGAAATCAAGCAATAAAAAGTAAAGTAAAAACTATGGTTAAGAAAGTATTATTAGCAGTAGAGGCTAATGATGTAGAAGCTGCAAAAGCTGCTTTAGCTGTAGCTTATAAAGAACTTGATAAAGCTGTTTCTAAAGGTGTATTAAAAAAACAAACTGTATCTAGAAAAAAATCTAGATTAGCTGCAAAAGTAAATTCATTATAA
- a CDS encoding helix-turn-helix domain-containing protein, with amino-acid sequence MNTHGEYFKKLRIDSELTLTELSKNTGVSKSYLHDIENNKIVPSDKILNKLLNYYDLKKEDESKLRRILAFAKTPNIVLEEMKTLKKEINRKNSIIEKLKKVENVEQNISFIQDNDYKEIPVYSYVRAGYNEIENYPEPEESIKIPLIGARADIVGVKVKGDSMEPKFHEGDIVLIKVGIMPENREIGVFIVENKTVIKVYNRDKTGRVILTSLNINHEPIIIDKNIEFSIVGKFWKAIVS; translated from the coding sequence TTGAATACACATGGGGAATATTTTAAAAAATTAAGAATAGATAGTGAATTAACTCTTACTGAACTTTCAAAAAATACAGGAGTATCAAAATCATACTTACATGATATTGAAAATAATAAAATTGTTCCATCAGATAAAATTTTAAATAAATTGTTAAATTATTATGACTTAAAAAAAGAAGATGAGAGTAAATTAAGAAGAATTTTAGCATTTGCAAAAACTCCTAATATCGTTTTAGAAGAAATGAAAACATTAAAAAAAGAAATTAATAGAAAAAACAGTATTATAGAAAAATTAAAAAAAGTAGAAAATGTAGAACAAAATATTAGTTTTATACAAGATAATGACTATAAAGAGATACCGGTATATTCTTATGTACGAGCAGGTTATAACGAAATCGAAAATTATCCAGAACCAGAAGAAAGTATTAAAATACCACTAATAGGTGCAAGAGCAGATATAGTAGGAGTAAAGGTAAAAGGAGATAGTATGGAACCTAAATTCCATGAAGGAGATATCGTACTTATAAAAGTGGGGATAATGCCTGAAAATCGTGAAATAGGGGTATTTATAGTAGAAAATAAAACAGTAATTAAAGTGTATAATAGAGATAAAACAGGAAGAGTTATATTAACAAGTTTAAATATTAACCATGAGCCTATAATAATAGATAAAAATATAGAGTTTAGTATAGTTGGGAAATTTTGGAAAGCAATAGTAAGTTAA
- a CDS encoding helix-turn-helix domain-containing protein, whose protein sequence is MISEVILADKIQEIANKKNISINQLAHMINYSPKSLKHTLYKMKKNNQDQSLSFDCFIAITEALNINIEELM, encoded by the coding sequence ATGATAAGTGAAGTTATTTTAGCTGATAAAATTCAAGAAATTGCTAACAAAAAAAATATTTCAATTAACCAACTTGCGCACATGATAAACTACTCGCCAAAATCATTGAAACATACTTTATATAAAATGAAAAAGAATAACCAAGATCAAAGCCTTAGTTTTGATTGTTTTATAGCTATAACAGAAGCTTTAAATATTAATATAGAAGAACTCATGTAA
- the gatB gene encoding Asp-tRNA(Asn)/Glu-tRNA(Gln) amidotransferase subunit GatB, producing the protein MAREWEAVIGLEVHCQLKTGTKVWCGCSTDYDNAKPNTHVCPICLGHPGVLPKLNEKVLDYAIKAGLALNCDINKESKFDRKNYFYPDTPKNYQITQFDKPYAENGYLDIKLNSGREKRIGITRIHIEEDAGKSIHTTNESFVNFNRASMPLIEIVSEPDIRTPEEAYEYLNTLKTAIKYTGISDVSMELGSLRCDANVSVREKGTEKFGTRTETKNLNSFKAVAKAIEYEIGRQIELIENGGVVEQETLLWDEANGVTRVMRSKEEANDYRYFPEPDLVKVIIDNDRLERLKAEMPESKIDKVKRFIKEYDLKEKDAEILSNEIELADYFEQVAKYSNNSKSSSNWIITEVLRVLKEENKEITDFSIRAEHLAKIIKLIDNGTISSKIAKKVFEMKLTDSRDPEEIVKVEGLTQVSDSSEIEKIVDEVIANNPKMVEDYKQADEGRKPRVLKGLMGQVMKITKGKANPKLVTELFEKKL; encoded by the coding sequence ATGGCAAGAGAATGGGAAGCCGTAATAGGATTAGAAGTACATTGTCAATTAAAAACAGGTACAAAGGTATGGTGTGGATGTAGTACAGATTATGATAATGCAAAACCTAACACACATGTATGTCCAATATGTTTAGGGCATCCAGGAGTATTACCAAAACTAAATGAAAAAGTATTAGATTATGCAATAAAAGCAGGACTTGCTTTAAACTGTGACATAAATAAAGAAAGTAAGTTTGATAGAAAAAATTATTTTTATCCAGATACACCTAAAAATTATCAAATAACTCAATTTGATAAACCGTATGCTGAAAATGGATATTTAGATATAAAATTAAATTCTGGTAGAGAAAAAAGAATTGGAATAACTAGAATCCACATAGAAGAAGATGCAGGAAAATCTATTCATACAACAAATGAATCATTTGTAAATTTTAATAGAGCATCAATGCCTTTAATTGAAATAGTATCAGAACCAGACATAAGAACACCAGAAGAAGCATATGAATATTTAAATACACTTAAAACAGCTATAAAATATACGGGTATAAGTGATGTAAGTATGGAGCTTGGTTCTCTTAGATGTGATGCAAATGTATCTGTAAGAGAAAAAGGAACTGAAAAATTTGGAACAAGAACAGAAACTAAAAATTTAAATTCTTTTAAAGCAGTAGCAAAAGCTATAGAATATGAAATAGGAAGACAGATAGAATTAATTGAAAATGGAGGAGTAGTAGAACAAGAAACATTGCTTTGGGATGAAGCAAATGGAGTAACAAGAGTAATGAGAAGTAAAGAAGAGGCAAATGATTATAGATATTTTCCAGAGCCTGATTTAGTAAAAGTAATTATAGATAATGATAGATTAGAAAGATTAAAAGCTGAAATGCCAGAATCAAAAATAGATAAAGTAAAAAGATTTATTAAAGAATATGATTTAAAAGAAAAAGATGCTGAAATATTGTCTAATGAAATAGAATTAGCAGATTATTTTGAACAAGTTGCAAAATATAGTAATAATTCTAAATCTAGTTCTAACTGGATAATTACAGAAGTATTAAGAGTATTAAAAGAAGAAAACAAAGAAATAACAGATTTTAGTATTAGAGCAGAACATTTAGCTAAAATTATAAAATTAATAGATAATGGAACTATATCTAGTAAAATAGCTAAAAAAGTATTTGAAATGAAGTTAACAGATAGTAGAGATCCAGAAGAAATAGTAAAAGTAGAAGGTCTTACTCAAGTAAGTGATAGTTCAGAAATAGAAAAAATAGTAGATGAAGTAATAGCAAATAATCCTAAAATGGTAGAAGATTATAAACAAGCTGATGAAGGAAGAAAGCCGAGAGTATTAAAAGGTTTAATGGGTCAAGTAATGAAAATAACAAAAGGAAAAGCAAATCCAAAACTTGTAACAGAATTATTTGAAAAAAAATTATAA
- the gatA gene encoding Asp-tRNA(Asn)/Glu-tRNA(Gln) amidotransferase subunit GatA has protein sequence MKKLYKLTAKELSKLLKEKKIKAVDIVNSIFERINEVEDKIGSFVYLDKENALEQAKKVDEKIEKGIELKPLEGIPVAIKDNMVSNGEPTTASSKILSNYKGIYDATVVKLIKDEGMILIGKTNMDEFAMGSTTKTSFIKESKNPWDLERVPGGSSGGSATAVAAQEVILTLGSDTGGSIRQPAAFCGVVGLKPTYGRVSRYGLIAFGSSLDQIGPFGKTVEDVAMFMNVIAKHDEMDTTSLNIETPDYTKNLNEDIKGLKIGIPKEYFIDGMDNEVKKAIENAIEEYKKMGAEIVEISLLHTEYAPSTYYIIAPAEASSNLARFDGIRYGYRTENYKDIKDLYIKTRSEGFGDEVKRRIMIGTYVLSAGYYDAYYKQAQKVRRLIKNDFDKAFKNVDVILTPATPNTAFKLTDKKSPVEMYLEDVFTISANLAGIPGIVIPTGKNKNGLPIGMQLLGKHFDETTLLKVANNFEKRAYRIELPDNI, from the coding sequence ATGAAAAAATTATATAAATTAACAGCTAAAGAACTTTCTAAACTTTTAAAAGAAAAAAAGATAAAAGCTGTTGATATAGTAAATAGTATTTTTGAAAGAATAAATGAAGTAGAAGATAAAATAGGTAGTTTTGTTTATTTAGATAAAGAAAACGCTTTAGAACAAGCTAAAAAAGTAGATGAAAAAATAGAAAAAGGAATAGAATTAAAACCACTTGAAGGGATACCAGTAGCAATAAAAGATAATATGGTAAGCAATGGTGAGCCAACTACTGCTTCTTCAAAAATTTTATCAAATTATAAGGGTATTTATGATGCAACTGTTGTTAAATTAATAAAAGATGAAGGTATGATTCTTATAGGAAAAACTAATATGGATGAGTTTGCTATGGGTTCGACAACAAAAACTTCATTTATAAAAGAAAGTAAAAATCCATGGGATTTAGAGAGAGTACCAGGTGGTTCGTCAGGAGGATCCGCTACAGCAGTAGCAGCACAAGAAGTAATCCTTACTCTAGGAAGTGATACAGGAGGAAGTATAAGACAGCCAGCAGCGTTTTGTGGAGTAGTAGGACTTAAACCAACTTATGGAAGAGTATCAAGATATGGACTTATTGCATTTGGTTCATCACTTGATCAAATAGGACCTTTTGGAAAAACTGTAGAAGATGTAGCTATGTTTATGAATGTAATAGCTAAACATGACGAGATGGATACAACTTCTTTAAATATAGAAACTCCTGATTATACAAAAAATTTAAATGAAGATATAAAAGGACTAAAAATAGGAATTCCAAAAGAATATTTTATAGATGGTATGGATAATGAAGTAAAAAAAGCAATAGAAAATGCTATTGAAGAATATAAAAAAATGGGGGCTGAAATAGTAGAAATTTCACTTTTGCATACAGAATATGCTCCATCAACTTACTATATAATTGCTCCAGCTGAAGCTAGTTCAAATCTTGCTAGATTTGACGGAATTAGATATGGATATAGAACTGAAAATTATAAAGATATAAAAGATCTTTATATTAAAACTAGAAGTGAAGGTTTTGGAGATGAAGTAAAGAGAAGAATTATGATAGGTACATATGTACTTAGTGCAGGATATTATGATGCATATTATAAACAAGCTCAGAAAGTAAGAAGATTAATAAAAAATGATTTTGATAAAGCTTTTAAAAATGTAGATGTAATACTTACACCAGCTACTCCAAATACTGCATTTAAATTAACAGATAAAAAATCACCTGTTGAAATGTATTTAGAAGATGTATTTACAATATCAGCAAATTTAGCAGGTATTCCAGGGATTGTAATACCAACAGGAAAAAATAAAAATGGATTACCGATAGGGATGCAATTATTAGGAAAACATTTTGACGAAACAACTTTATTAAAAGTAGCAAATAATTTTGAAAAAAGAGCTTATAGAATAGAATTACCAGATAATATTTAA
- a CDS encoding phosphatase PAP2 family protein: protein MMILVYILLLFFIYKIIKEGYLKITKHFLNNLFKNISTYIVLFFVILSIFLLDKKITMLFWKKINNIDLGNIAVFFQNLGKADIISIPLIILYFVGIKFNKNLSKISILALASNLYSGIFVQILKHIILRERPFVSFNELNFFKFNKIFNYTNTSFPSGHTITGFSVCFIFFYFYKNKKIRILCIIVASLIGIFRIYEGKHWLSDVIIGAYLGIIVAKTIYELNKENI from the coding sequence ATGATGATATTAGTTTATATTTTATTATTATTTTTTATTTATAAAATAATAAAAGAGGGATATTTAAAAATAACAAAACACTTTTTAAATAATCTTTTTAAAAATATATCAACATATATTGTATTATTTTTTGTAATATTATCAATTTTTTTATTAGATAAGAAAATTACTATGTTATTTTGGAAAAAAATTAATAATATAGATTTAGGGAATATTGCAGTTTTTTTTCAAAATTTAGGCAAGGCAGATATTATATCAATACCATTAATAATATTATATTTTGTAGGAATTAAATTTAATAAAAATTTATCTAAAATATCTATATTAGCCCTTGCAAGTAATTTATATTCAGGAATTTTTGTACAAATATTAAAACATATAATACTTAGAGAAAGACCATTTGTTAGTTTTAATGAATTGAATTTTTTTAAATTTAATAAAATATTTAATTATACAAATACAAGCTTTCCTTCAGGTCATACAATTACAGGATTTTCAGTGTGTTTTATATTTTTTTATTTTTATAAAAATAAAAAAATAAGAATTTTGTGTATAATAGTAGCAAGTTTAATAGGAATATTTAGAATCTATGAAGGAAAGCATTGGTTAAGCGATGTAATAATAGGGGCATATTTAGGTATAATAGTAGCAAAAACAATATATGAATTAAATAAAGAAAATATTTAA
- a CDS encoding ArnT family glycosyltransferase, producing the protein MFEKILKKNRVLIVLLIFFIIRLIWGTVLNLTDDEAYYWMWSNHLGISYYDHPPMIAYFIKIFTLIFGNNNFAVRLPANIGILIVSLLIYKISIYLFYDKKRAFWSVILFNIIPLFALAGIMSLPDTPLLIFYTLSLYIFIKIIKEKKEKYWYLLGIVVGLGLISKYNMFMVYPAIFFYLIFDKEERFWFTKKEVYLGFVLSLLLFLPVIIWNIQHDFISFSFHLVERQKKVYKFRPYLFSQFLFGQIAIVSPIIFVGLFKESIKNFNKKYVKLLIFYALPLVAIFTISSFSNPSKVHWLATAYIPLLIVYTHSVNLRKKSFNIGWKTALGLSLIIYIHLIYPILPIPEKDDITTDMYGWDKVGKIVQNMYTDKNNWFIFGSRYQTASQLYFYLPNKDYVYSLNKKIEQFDFLQNEKNLIGKNGIFIAHSFYNDDPRGIYDFDKVKLIKTIDIKRKNKVYRTFYIYKCYNYKGLK; encoded by the coding sequence ATGTTTGAAAAAATATTAAAAAAAAATAGAGTATTAATTGTACTTTTAATATTTTTTATAATTAGGTTAATATGGGGGACAGTACTTAATTTAACAGATGATGAAGCGTATTATTGGATGTGGTCAAATCATTTAGGTATAAGTTATTATGATCATCCTCCAATGATAGCATATTTTATAAAAATATTTACATTAATATTTGGAAATAATAATTTCGCAGTGAGATTACCTGCAAATATTGGAATATTAATAGTATCATTATTAATATATAAAATAAGTATATATTTATTTTATGATAAAAAAAGAGCATTTTGGAGTGTAATTTTATTTAATATAATACCACTTTTTGCTCTTGCAGGAATAATGAGTTTGCCAGATACACCATTACTTATTTTTTATACATTGAGTTTATATATTTTTATTAAAATAATAAAAGAGAAAAAAGAAAAATATTGGTATCTACTTGGGATTGTAGTAGGGCTTGGATTAATTAGTAAATATAATATGTTTATGGTATATCCTGCAATATTTTTTTATTTGATATTTGATAAAGAAGAAAGATTTTGGTTTACTAAAAAAGAAGTATATTTAGGATTTGTTCTATCTTTACTTCTTTTTTTACCAGTAATAATATGGAATATACAGCATGATTTTATATCTTTTTCGTTTCATTTAGTTGAAAGACAAAAAAAAGTATATAAATTTAGACCATATTTATTTTCACAATTTCTATTTGGACAAATAGCAATAGTATCGCCAATTATTTTTGTCGGATTATTTAAAGAAAGTATAAAAAATTTTAATAAAAAATATGTTAAATTATTAATTTTTTATGCATTACCTTTAGTAGCTATATTTACTATAAGCTCTTTTTCAAATCCATCAAAAGTACATTGGTTGGCTACAGCATATATTCCACTTTTAATTGTATATACTCATAGTGTTAATTTAAGAAAAAAAAGTTTTAATATAGGATGGAAAACAGCTTTAGGATTATCATTGATAATATATATACATTTAATTTATCCTATATTGCCAATACCAGAAAAAGATGATATAACAACTGATATGTATGGATGGGATAAAGTAGGGAAAATAGTACAAAATATGTATACAGATAAAAATAATTGGTTTATATTTGGTTCTAGATATCAAACAGCATCACAGCTTTATTTTTATTTGCCAAATAAAGATTATGTATATTCATTAAATAAAAAAATAGAACAATTTGATTTTCTACAAAACGAAAAAAATCTTATAGGAAAAAACGGTATATTTATAGCACATAGTTTTTATAATGATGATCCAAGAGGAATATATGATTTTGATAAAGTAAAACTTATAAAAACTATAGATATAAAACGAAAAAATAAAGTATATAGAACATTTTATATTTATAAATGTTATAATTATAAGGGACTAAAATGA
- the gatC gene encoding Asp-tRNA(Asn)/Glu-tRNA(Gln) amidotransferase subunit GatC has product MALSKEEVLKIAKLSMLEFEEKDIERFQHDLNDILKFVEKLSEVNTEGVEPLAQINDIYNVFRDDKIVKSISNEKALENAPESLEGSFVVPKIVGEN; this is encoded by the coding sequence ATGGCATTATCAAAAGAAGAAGTATTAAAAATAGCAAAATTATCAATGCTAGAATTTGAAGAAAAAGATATTGAAAGATTTCAACATGACTTAAATGATATTTTAAAATTTGTTGAAAAATTATCTGAGGTAAATACAGAAGGAGTAGAACCTCTGGCACAAATAAATGATATTTATAATGTATTTAGAGATGATAAAATAGTAAAATCTATTTCAAATGAAAAAGCTTTAGAAAATGCCCCAGAGTCTTTGGAAGGATCTTTTGTGGTTCCTAAAATAGTTGGCGAAAATTAA
- a CDS encoding MtnX-like HAD-IB family phosphatase: MKEKIFLVDFDKTISLKDSTDELLKQYNKELVYEYQKKFKEGKLRVRDYIKGLVESLNIDEEEYKKNVIKNIVLDPYFKEFLEYINYNIRVVSAGAYENILPNFEKNEINIPIEHIYSNKVNFTNNGIKVTFPYDVNEAFEGICKKSIVEKYKTEYKKVIFIGDGSSDIPCVTSADYVFAKIGHNLEKYCSENNIRHYKYNNFNNIIEILKRERI; encoded by the coding sequence ATGAAAGAAAAAATCTTTTTAGTAGACTTTGATAAAACTATAAGTTTAAAAGATAGTACTGATGAATTATTAAAACAGTATAATAAAGAACTTGTATATGAATATCAAAAAAAATTTAAAGAAGGAAAACTAAGAGTAAGAGATTATATAAAAGGACTTGTGGAAAGTCTTAATATTGATGAAGAAGAGTACAAGAAAAATGTAATTAAAAACATAGTATTAGATCCATATTTTAAAGAATTTTTAGAATATATTAATTACAATATAAGAGTAGTTAGTGCGGGAGCTTATGAAAATATATTACCGAATTTTGAAAAAAATGAAATTAATATACCAATTGAACATATTTATTCAAACAAAGTAAATTTTACTAATAATGGGATAAAAGTAACATTTCCATATGATGTAAATGAGGCATTTGAAGGAATTTGTAAGAAAAGTATAGTTGAAAAATATAAGACAGAGTATAAAAAAGTAATATTTATCGGAGATGGAAGTTCTGATATACCGTGTGTAACATCTGCAGATTATGTATTTGCAAAAATAGGACATAATTTAGAAAAATACTGTTCTGAAAATAATATAAGACATTATAAATATAATAATTTTAATAATATAATAGAAATATTAAAAAGAGAGAGAATTTAA
- a CDS encoding ArnT family glycosyltransferase → MDIKTKRVLSFVVLINIFFNILWPFYSDELYYWVWSKRLQLSYFDHPPMVAYFIKIFTIFSDNKFFIRLPALFSISLSAYIVYQLAKKAFDKKVAKYSIYIFLSTIIVQGGFMLITPDSPLILFWTLSLYFAYEYIFEDKRRGIYLASIFMGCAFLSKYTAILIAIVMIIFLLSDKEYRKVFFKKDFYLAVILGIIVSFPVLYWNYQNDFISFGFQFNHGVAIKKIIRFDKFLEFIGGQILIFHPVYFVTIFYFIIKYFKYIWQNKKLRYFFINFIFVFIFFAYNALYKKSEPNWTAPAYISGAIFLAYFYVKNNMKKTLKGAIIFTVIVVGLVKTPEFIPILPKPIKILQYRLKGFDTVYKGLDKKINLKNYEYLLIDSYHGSEIAYYLNMPKKTYILDSTRFSQYDLWKKDLKHPIKRAIYIGKINFKEKLEKRFSKVNLLQKLNYRNDLIKKEYFVYECIDEKEESFNERKNLFSRL, encoded by the coding sequence ATGGATATTAAAACAAAAAGAGTACTTTCTTTTGTAGTATTAATAAATATTTTTTTTAATATATTATGGCCTTTTTATAGTGATGAACTTTATTATTGGGTATGGTCAAAAAGATTACAATTATCATATTTTGATCATCCACCTATGGTAGCATATTTTATAAAAATATTTACAATTTTTAGTGATAATAAATTTTTTATAAGATTACCTGCTTTATTTAGTATAAGTTTATCTGCATATATAGTATATCAACTTGCTAAAAAAGCCTTTGATAAAAAAGTTGCAAAATATAGTATATATATTTTTTTATCAACAATAATAGTTCAAGGGGGATTTATGCTAATTACCCCAGATTCGCCGTTGATACTATTTTGGACTTTATCTTTATATTTTGCTTATGAATATATTTTTGAAGACAAGAGAAGAGGGATATATTTAGCTTCTATTTTTATGGGATGTGCTTTTTTATCAAAATATACAGCAATATTAATAGCTATAGTAATGATAATATTTCTTTTAAGTGATAAAGAATATAGAAAAGTATTTTTTAAAAAGGATTTCTATTTAGCTGTAATTTTGGGAATAATAGTTTCGTTTCCAGTTCTTTATTGGAATTATCAAAATGATTTTATATCATTTGGATTTCAATTTAATCATGGAGTAGCTATAAAAAAAATTATTCGATTTGATAAATTTTTAGAATTTATTGGAGGTCAAATTTTAATTTTTCATCCAGTATATTTTGTAACGATTTTTTATTTTATAATTAAATATTTTAAATATATTTGGCAAAATAAAAAACTTAGATATTTTTTTATAAACTTTATATTTGTATTTATATTTTTTGCATATAATGCATTATATAAAAAATCAGAACCAAATTGGACAGCACCAGCATATATAAGTGGAGCAATATTTTTAGCTTATTTTTATGTGAAAAATAATATGAAAAAAACTTTAAAAGGAGCTATAATATTTACTGTTATTGTAGTAGGATTAGTTAAAACACCAGAATTTATTCCAATTTTACCTAAACCTATAAAAATATTACAGTATAGATTAAAAGGTTTTGATACGGTATATAAAGGTTTAGATAAAAAAATAAATTTAAAGAACTATGAATATTTATTAATAGATTCTTATCATGGCTCTGAAATTGCATATTATTTAAATATGCCAAAAAAAACTTATATTTTAGATAGTACTAGATTCTCTCAATATGATTTATGGAAAAAAGATTTAAAACATCCTATTAAAAGAGCTATATATATTGGAAAAATTAATTTTAAAGAAAAATTGGAAAAAAGATTTAGTAAAGTAAATTTATTACAGAAATTAAATTATAGAAATGATTTAATAAAAAAAGAATATTTTGTGTATGAATGTATAGATGAAAAAGAGGAGAGTTTTAATGAAAGAAAAAATCTTTTTAGTAGACTTTGA
- a CDS encoding polyprenol monophosphomannose synthase: MSKKTLIIIPTYNESENIEKLLELIYSVKNDLNILIVDDNSPDKTYEIIERLMGDKYKEKLFLMKRKGKLGLGTAYIAGFKWALEKKYDYIFEMDADFSHNPKYIPDFLREIENNDLVIGSRYVKGGGVKNWGIIRKFISRGGSLYSRIILGAKINDFTGGFKCFRRETLEKIDLDKIISNGYSFQVELNYKVWLKGLRIKEIPIIFEDRTLGKSKMSKKIFLEAVLKVVWMRFNKNKLKGE; encoded by the coding sequence ATGAGTAAAAAAACATTAATAATTATACCTACTTATAATGAAAGTGAGAATATTGAAAAATTATTAGAATTAATATATTCTGTAAAAAATGATTTGAATATATTAATTGTAGATGATAATTCTCCGGATAAAACTTATGAAATAATTGAAAGATTAATGGGAGATAAATATAAAGAAAAACTTTTTTTAATGAAAAGAAAAGGGAAATTAGGGTTAGGGACTGCATATATAGCAGGATTTAAATGGGCCTTAGAAAAAAAATATGATTATATTTTTGAAATGGATGCTGATTTTTCACATAATCCAAAATATATTCCAGATTTTTTAAGAGAGATAGAAAATAATGACCTTGTAATAGGAAGTAGGTATGTAAAAGGTGGAGGAGTAAAAAACTGGGGAATTATTAGAAAATTTATTAGTAGAGGCGGAAGTCTTTATTCTAGAATTATATTAGGAGCAAAAATAAATGATTTTACAGGTGGATTTAAATGTTTTAGAAGAGAAACATTGGAAAAAATAGATTTAGATAAAATTATATCTAATGGTTATTCATTTCAAGTAGAATTAAACTATAAAGTTTGGTTAAAAGGATTAAGAATAAAAGAAATACCAATTATATTTGAAGATAGAACACTAGGAAAATCTAAAATGTCTAAAAAAATATTTTTGGAAGCTGTATTAAAAGTAGTTTGGATGAGATTTAATAAAAATAAATTAAAAGGTGAATAA
- a CDS encoding GtrA family protein — translation MEIIRMFLKFGIVGASGVIVNLSVFSVLTYVFDVTNTVLTASIAFLFAVTNNFIWNFLWTFRDKGINKTIKEKYMNFMIISSINFIINLIFLEIFIRVFSNVSFLKDHLKFSKVLAQFFAIGIATIFNFLGNYFITFKDKKIEGDSNE, via the coding sequence ATGGAAATAATTAGAATGTTTTTAAAATTTGGAATAGTAGGTGCTAGTGGAGTAATCGTTAATTTATCTGTATTTTCAGTACTTACATATGTGTTTGATGTAACAAATACAGTTTTAACAGCAAGTATTGCATTTTTATTTGCAGTTACAAACAATTTTATTTGGAATTTTTTATGGACTTTTAGAGATAAAGGGATAAATAAAACCATTAAAGAAAAATATATGAATTTTATGATTATAAGTTCAATAAATTTTATAATAAATTTAATATTTTTAGAAATATTTATAAGAGTATTTTCTAATGTTAGCTTTTTAAAAGATCATTTAAAATTTTCAAAAGTTTTAGCACAATTTTTTGCAATAGGAATTGCTACAATTTTTAATTTTTTAGGAAATTATTTTATAACATTTAAAGACAAAAAAATAGAAGGAGATAGTAATGAGTAA
- a CDS encoding pseudouridine synthase: MRINKFLASIGIGSRREIDKMILDNRIKINGQFPEPGIKVNCSDTIEIDGEKISLEIEKKVYYKLNKPKGYLSAVKDTREKTIVELIKTDKRIYPIGRLDLETEGLILLTNDGEIFNKIMHPKSKIYKKYFVVVKNKLSKFDIDKLENGIELEEGLTLPAIIENVEYESNKTSFYISIREGRNRQIRRMIKAIDNRVIYLKRVKIGKIELGDLKVGEYKKLTEEELNYLKTL; encoded by the coding sequence ATAAGAATTAATAAATTTTTAGCAAGTATAGGTATAGGTTCTAGAAGAGAAATAGATAAAATGATATTAGATAATAGAATAAAAATAAATGGACAATTTCCAGAACCTGGAATAAAAGTAAATTGTAGTGATACAATAGAAATTGACGGGGAAAAAATTAGTTTAGAAATAGAAAAAAAAGTTTATTATAAATTAAATAAACCAAAAGGATATTTATCTGCAGTAAAAGATACAAGAGAAAAAACAATAGTAGAATTAATAAAAACAGATAAAAGAATATATCCAATAGGAAGATTAGATCTTGAAACAGAAGGTCTTATATTACTTACAAATGACGGAGAGATATTTAATAAAATAATGCATCCTAAAAGTAAAATCTACAAAAAATATTTTGTTGTAGTTAAAAATAAATTATCAAAATTTGATATAGACAAATTAGAAAATGGAATAGAATTAGAAGAAGGACTAACATTGCCAGCAATAATTGAAAATGTTGAATATGAAAGTAATAAAACAAGTTTTTATATATCAATAAGAGAAGGAAGAAATAGACAAATTAGAAGAATGATAAAAGCTATAGACAATAGAGTAATTTATTTAAAAAGAGTGAAAATAGGAAAAATTGAATTAGGGGATTTAAAAGTTGGAGAATATAAAAAGCTAACAGAAGAAGAATTAAATTATTTGAAAACACTTTAG